In archaeon CG10_big_fil_rev_8_21_14_0_10_43_11, a genomic segment contains:
- a CDS encoding 50S ribosomal protein L11 yields the protein MSEEIINLMVEGGAAKTGATLGMKLGPLGINLGKIAQDINDATSGFKGVEVPVTLTVDKKTKEYTIKVGTPPVPQLIKKRAKLEKGSATAGTAFVGDIPVTELIEIAKSKVSGTISKDAKAMLGQVVGTCVSIGVTIDGKNPLEVSKAVKAGAFDAQLA from the coding sequence AAACTGGCGCAACCCTTGGCATGAAACTTGGTCCGCTTGGTATTAACCTTGGAAAAATCGCACAAGATATAAACGATGCAACCAGCGGTTTTAAAGGCGTTGAAGTTCCTGTCACGCTCACTGTTGACAAAAAAACAAAAGAATACACCATCAAAGTGGGCACACCCCCTGTTCCTCAGCTTATCAAAAAGCGCGCAAAACTTGAGAAAGGCAGCGCAACCGCAGGAACCGCGTTTGTTGGAGACATTCCTGTTACTGAGCTTATTGAGATTGCAAAATCAAAAGTGTCTGGCACTATTTCAAAAGATGCAAAAGCAATGCTTGGACAAGTTGTTGGAACATGCGTGAGTATTGGCGTGACAATTGACGGCAAAAACCCGCTGGAAGTCTCAAAAGCGGTTAAAGCAGGCGCGTTTGACGCGCAACTCGCCTAA